A single region of the Rhodospirillales bacterium genome encodes:
- a CDS encoding flagellar hook-basal body complex protein, whose translation MSLFGSLFTGVSGLSSQSQATAMIANNIANVNTVGFKRSEAAFFSLVTTESRSSRYSPGTVSVNRIQRVDQQGPIQSTVSSTDAAISGNGFFPVKRDGDNSALTEYLYTRNGQFSEDAQGFLKNSAGFFLYGWPIDTNGNLPANQGDLTSLVPVDVAFLGGLTRPTTTAELSVNLDASETEETLAAATTSAADFQRGLTVYDSLGSPQPISFQFVKTYGPHGTSAGTIGSLTATTNLITDLGLTPADQFTVAIDGGAVLRTFDIGVAAGGDVTVTTLGDIITDINTNVAGVSAFLGNNGELVIQRDLFTGGAAESVDLANLTGTPLAGLGLAAGIFSSDDLNSATYDNGTPADAPPYSSEEFPAFQNLPGDPLYNSRGWWQVTILDPNNNQLSRGLINFNGDGTVNALPDGSGNIDIELSNINWGNGSEAQSINIDIERFSQFDSDYTVLFSDQNGAELGLRTGIDIDRDGFVIARFSNGATSQLYKLPLVTFANPNGLQEVSGTAYTETEESGEENLREAGSGGAGFLEASTVEISNVDLADEFSRLIITQRAYSANTKVINTVDQMTEELLRLR comes from the coding sequence ATGAGCTTATTCGGATCCCTTTTTACCGGCGTATCGGGCCTTTCGTCGCAATCACAGGCGACAGCCATGATCGCCAACAACATCGCCAACGTGAACACCGTCGGCTTCAAAAGATCAGAGGCTGCCTTTTTCTCTCTGGTTACAACGGAAAGCCGCTCTTCGCGCTATTCTCCGGGGACGGTTTCCGTCAACCGCATCCAGCGCGTGGACCAGCAGGGCCCGATTCAATCCACCGTGTCTTCGACAGACGCCGCTATTTCCGGAAACGGATTTTTTCCTGTCAAACGCGACGGAGACAACTCGGCGCTGACCGAATATCTTTACACGCGAAACGGGCAGTTCAGCGAAGACGCCCAAGGGTTTTTGAAAAATTCCGCCGGGTTTTTCCTCTACGGATGGCCTATTGACACCAACGGAAACCTTCCGGCCAACCAAGGGGACCTAACCTCCCTTGTGCCCGTTGATGTGGCCTTCCTTGGCGGATTGACACGTCCGACGACAACAGCCGAACTTTCCGTCAATCTGGACGCTTCGGAAACAGAGGAAACGCTGGCTGCGGCAACGACTTCCGCCGCCGACTTCCAGCGGGGTCTCACGGTCTATGACAGTCTTGGAAGCCCCCAGCCTATCAGCTTCCAGTTTGTAAAAACCTACGGACCGCACGGAACTTCCGCAGGAACCATCGGAAGCCTGACGGCAACCACAAACCTGATAACCGATCTCGGTTTAACGCCCGCAGATCAGTTTACGGTTGCCATTGACGGGGGCGCCGTCTTAAGAACCTTTGATATCGGCGTTGCCGCCGGTGGAGACGTAACCGTCACCACACTGGGGGACATCATCACCGATATCAATACCAACGTTGCCGGCGTCTCGGCCTTCCTCGGCAATAACGGGGAACTTGTTATCCAGCGTGACCTGTTCACAGGCGGCGCGGCAGAATCCGTCGACCTTGCCAACCTGACCGGAACGCCTCTGGCAGGATTAGGTTTGGCGGCAGGTATATTCTCCTCCGACGACCTGAACAGTGCCACCTATGACAACGGTACGCCGGCGGATGCCCCCCCTTACAGCAGTGAAGAATTCCCGGCCTTTCAGAACCTTCCGGGAGACCCGCTCTACAACTCTCGCGGCTGGTGGCAAGTCACAATCCTTGACCCCAACAACAACCAGCTTTCCCGCGGCCTGATTAATTTTAACGGAGACGGGACCGTGAACGCGCTGCCTGACGGAAGCGGAAATATTGATATTGAACTCAGCAATATCAACTGGGGCAACGGATCCGAAGCCCAGAGCATCAATATTGATATCGAACGCTTCAGTCAGTTTGACAGCGACTATACGGTTCTGTTTTCCGACCAGAACGGTGCCGAGCTCGGTCTTCGGACGGGTATTGACATCGACCGCGACGGATTTGTGATTGCGCGTTTTTCCAACGGCGCCACATCACAACTGTACAAACTGCCGCTTGTCACCTTTGCCAACCCGAACGGGCTGCAGGAGGTTTCCGGAACGGCCTATACCGAAACGGAAGAATCCGGTGAGGAAAACCTGCGGGAAGCGGGATCAGGAGGCGCAGGCTTCCTTGAAGCATCAACGGTCGAAATTTCCAACGTGGATCTGGCGGACGAGTTTTCAAGGCTCATCATCACACAGCGGGCTTACTCCGCAAACACAAAGGTGATCAACACCGTCGACCAGATGACAGAAGAATTACTGAGACTTCGGTAG
- a CDS encoding flagellar assembly protein FliX: protein MKIEGPSRTQQTSKSGKTGKTGKTEASFGEYVAAGTAKTAAAAPSRSIAQVDALLAVQGAEDPTERAARKRMYVRADDLLNGLDNIRMALLSGTLTLGHCLDIADVVASHREKITDPSLTSLLDEIDLRAQVEIAKMRKSLNASPSV, encoded by the coding sequence ATGAAAATCGAAGGTCCATCGCGCACGCAGCAGACGTCAAAGTCCGGAAAGACCGGGAAAACCGGTAAGACGGAGGCTTCTTTCGGGGAGTATGTCGCGGCAGGAACGGCTAAAACGGCGGCGGCTGCGCCGTCACGGTCGATCGCGCAGGTGGATGCGCTGCTTGCCGTGCAGGGGGCGGAGGACCCGACGGAGAGAGCGGCCCGCAAACGTATGTATGTGCGCGCCGACGATCTTCTGAACGGACTGGACAATATTCGGATGGCCCTGCTGAGCGGAACTTTGACACTGGGGCATTGCCTGGATATTGCGGATGTCGTGGCCTCGCACAGGGAAAAAATCACGGACCCTTCCTTAACCTCCCTGCTGGATGAAATCGATTTGCGGGCGCAGGTCGAAATCGCCAAGATGCGCAAAAGTCTGAACGCGTCCCCATCGGTATAA
- a CDS encoding flagellar protein FlgN — translation MAQPKSKPQAANNKTAKKTAKNEGALEGLLPQDPDKALQQVMETVEAFKHVLMRETSALKATDTEGFLALQDEKLDVARAYQSGMSQLLSRKDEIRLASPALKERLANMQQDFRAQAQANRDSIERMRKGMERLEHRIMGAARKSAQKETEIVYGASGQMQHSGKASMGVNESV, via the coding sequence ATGGCACAGCCCAAATCGAAACCGCAGGCAGCTAATAATAAGACAGCTAAAAAAACAGCTAAAAACGAAGGCGCCCTTGAAGGGCTCCTGCCGCAGGACCCCGACAAGGCCCTGCAGCAGGTGATGGAAACCGTCGAGGCCTTCAAACACGTTCTGATGCGCGAAACAAGCGCCCTGAAAGCGACAGACACCGAAGGGTTCCTGGCGCTTCAGGATGAAAAGCTGGACGTGGCGCGGGCTTACCAGTCCGGCATGTCGCAACTTCTCTCCCGCAAGGATGAAATCCGCCTCGCCTCTCCCGCCCTGAAAGAACGACTGGCAAACATGCAGCAGGATTTCCGGGCGCAGGCGCAGGCCAACAGGGACAGCATTGAGCGCATGCGCAAAGGAATGGAGCGTCTGGAACACCGGATTATGGGCGCCGCACGCAAATCTGCACAGAAAGAAACGGAAATTGTCTATGGCGCCAGCGGTCAGATGCAGCACAGCGGCAAAGCCTCCATGGGCGTGAATGAGTCAGTTTAG
- a CDS encoding flagellar hook-length control protein FliK → MMDLAPFLTQIVTGQGKTAAGPAGLLHGKTEGASSAGASGENTLKFFDLLFRQTAPALETQAGAENTGADTKTEESKTNFTLPELAILSLIDDQKLPADFKNLRVERIEQRIDEINKLVDHLTNGLPPGLQGKPFVAFLVQRLDHRIETLRVRLDSLQSGEVSPTGEENLAEAAPLPLLIAAGVKPAELTTLDARIREVEEKLGRKLTVEDIIAGVGGLLPVPEQHDLAVIPHEILPDKIMQGAAAPNTDPETGKEALPAAAGPLPFDAEPGDDIAAALNGIVVGGMQGGAQGGDSPDENFSADKQNFQKTNTLQKLVAGALDAGGADKKADRIIKTGFSSFPGIQNHLSGELTLPGNWQTVPSQGIDLSGFDIHAGLPLSPAAQAAHAATSVPQAGQPHPAAQMVALTLTKAGKEGSAKTMTIQLDPPELGRVNVRLEFGHENSVRAHLLVEKPETYLMLQRDSALLNQALQNAGLDTDGSGGGLDFELAADGGAFDRQNNENGNSAPDPSGEDMEAGDILETTMTWQVDPDSGHVHYNILA, encoded by the coding sequence ATGATGGATTTAGCGCCGTTTTTAACACAGATTGTCACCGGGCAGGGAAAAACCGCTGCCGGGCCGGCGGGTCTTTTGCACGGCAAAACTGAGGGCGCTTCATCCGCCGGAGCATCCGGGGAAAATACGCTCAAATTTTTTGATCTGCTCTTCAGGCAAACGGCCCCCGCTTTGGAAACACAGGCCGGCGCAGAAAATACCGGAGCAGATACGAAAACGGAAGAAAGCAAAACAAACTTTACCCTTCCGGAACTGGCCATCCTGTCGCTAATCGACGATCAAAAACTGCCGGCCGACTTTAAAAACCTGCGGGTGGAGCGCATCGAGCAACGCATAGATGAGATCAACAAACTGGTCGATCACCTGACAAACGGCCTGCCCCCCGGCCTGCAGGGAAAACCTTTTGTCGCATTTCTGGTGCAGCGCCTCGACCACCGGATTGAAACACTGAGAGTCCGTCTGGACAGCCTCCAGTCCGGAGAGGTTTCACCCACAGGGGAAGAAAATCTGGCAGAAGCCGCTCCCCTTCCTCTCCTGATCGCCGCAGGCGTGAAACCAGCCGAACTGACAACGCTTGACGCGCGCATCCGGGAGGTAGAAGAAAAACTCGGACGCAAGCTGACGGTAGAAGATATTATCGCCGGTGTCGGCGGCCTTCTGCCTGTGCCGGAACAGCACGACCTTGCCGTGATCCCGCATGAAATCCTGCCGGATAAAATCATGCAAGGTGCGGCGGCCCCGAACACTGACCCGGAAACCGGAAAAGAAGCTCTTCCGGCAGCCGCAGGCCCGCTTCCTTTTGATGCGGAGCCGGGCGACGACATCGCCGCCGCGCTCAATGGAATTGTTGTGGGCGGCATGCAGGGCGGTGCGCAGGGCGGCGACAGTCCTGACGAAAACTTTTCAGCGGACAAACAGAATTTTCAGAAAACGAATACCCTTCAAAAACTGGTGGCAGGCGCTCTCGATGCGGGCGGCGCGGACAAGAAAGCCGACCGGATTATCAAGACAGGCTTCAGCAGTTTTCCGGGAATCCAAAACCATTTAAGCGGGGAATTAACCCTCCCCGGAAACTGGCAGACGGTCCCGTCGCAAGGCATTGACCTGTCCGGCTTCGATATCCATGCCGGCCTTCCTTTAAGTCCGGCCGCACAAGCGGCCCACGCGGCCACATCCGTTCCGCAGGCCGGACAGCCCCATCCGGCGGCGCAGATGGTTGCCCTGACTCTGACAAAAGCCGGGAAAGAAGGCTCCGCCAAAACCATGACCATACAGCTCGACCCGCCGGAACTCGGCCGCGTCAATGTCCGGCTTGAGTTCGGCCACGAAAACAGTGTGAGAGCGCACCTCCTGGTGGAAAAACCGGAAACCTACCTGATGCTCCAGCGGGACTCCGCCCTCCTGAACCAGGCCCTCCAGAATGCGGGACTGGATACGGACGGCAGCGGCGGCGGCCTTGATTTCGAACTGGCCGCAGACGGCGGCGCCTTCGACCGTCAGAACAATGAAAACGGAAACAGCGCCCCGGACCCTTCCGGCGAGGACATGGAGGCAGGCGATATTCTCGAAACAACCATGACATGGCAGGTCGACCCGGATAGCGGCCATGTCCACTACAACATTCTGGCATAA
- a CDS encoding flagellar basal body L-ring protein FlgH, producing the protein MEHSGKKLFIGICGLLAVSALSGCGAGERLADVGKTPDMTPIENPATSSENTVVSMPMPAPKLSNPQKNSLWGGERQTFFKDQRASDVGDILTVMIDIKDEAALDNETERKRTSGEDASLGALLGYETALNRLLPQDVVNTDLIESDSNSNYKGTGTVEREETVKMKLAATITQVLPNGNMVIQGKQEVRVNFEKRILQLAGVIRPEDVSVENTISYDQIAEARISYGGKGQITDMQQPRYGQQVYDIIFPF; encoded by the coding sequence ATGGAACATAGCGGAAAAAAATTATTCATAGGCATTTGCGGACTTTTGGCCGTGAGCGCGTTAAGCGGATGCGGCGCCGGCGAGCGTCTGGCGGATGTGGGGAAAACCCCCGACATGACCCCGATTGAAAATCCGGCGACCTCCTCCGAAAACACCGTTGTGTCCATGCCCATGCCGGCCCCCAAACTCTCAAACCCGCAAAAGAATTCTCTGTGGGGCGGGGAACGCCAGACCTTCTTTAAAGACCAGCGCGCCAGCGATGTCGGCGATATCCTGACCGTTATGATCGATATCAAGGATGAAGCCGCCCTGGACAATGAAACCGAACGCAAACGCACCAGTGGCGAGGATGCGTCCCTCGGCGCCCTTCTGGGATACGAAACGGCCCTGAACCGTCTGTTGCCGCAGGATGTCGTGAATACGGACCTGATTGAATCGGATTCCAACTCCAACTACAAAGGCACCGGGACGGTTGAGCGTGAGGAAACGGTCAAAATGAAACTGGCCGCAACCATCACGCAGGTCTTGCCCAACGGCAATATGGTCATTCAGGGCAAGCAGGAAGTACGGGTGAATTTTGAAAAGAGAATTCTCCAACTCGCGGGTGTCATCCGTCCGGAAGATGTCTCTGTCGAAAACACCATTTCCTACGACCAAATCGCCGAAGCGCGGATTTCCTACGGCGGTAAAGGACAAATCACAGACATGCAGCAGCCGCGTTACGGCCAGCAGGTCTATGACATTATCTTCCCGTTTTAA
- the flgF gene encoding flagellar basal-body rod protein FlgF, whose translation MENSLYIGLSSQVALHEKMSIIANNVANLNTPGFRAQNMVFDEYVHDAARIDTRNMKENISMVLDYGQYQMTDPGPVKVTGNALDAALIGPGFFGIQTPEGVQYTRAGNFSMAPDGTIVNARGLPVASQGGGNLTVPTDAKNIYIDHKGVVSTDNGQVGALMVVEFENEQKLDPAGNGLYKTDEAGTPAQKTTVHQGKLEGSNVESVVEMTRMIDVLREYQAVQNMMRNEHERLRTAIQRLSKTNG comes from the coding sequence ATGGAAAATTCGCTTTATATCGGCCTGTCCAGCCAGGTGGCGCTTCACGAGAAGATGTCCATTATCGCCAACAATGTGGCCAACCTGAACACGCCGGGCTTTCGCGCCCAGAATATGGTGTTCGATGAATATGTTCACGACGCGGCCCGGATAGACACCCGCAACATGAAGGAAAACATCTCCATGGTGCTGGATTACGGCCAGTACCAGATGACGGACCCCGGTCCGGTCAAAGTGACGGGCAATGCTCTGGACGCCGCGCTGATCGGGCCCGGCTTTTTCGGCATCCAAACACCCGAAGGCGTTCAATATACGCGCGCGGGAAATTTCTCCATGGCGCCGGACGGCACCATCGTCAACGCGCGCGGCCTGCCTGTCGCCTCTCAGGGCGGCGGAAACCTGACCGTCCCCACGGACGCGAAGAATATTTACATCGATCACAAGGGCGTTGTGTCCACGGATAACGGTCAGGTGGGCGCCTTGATGGTTGTTGAATTTGAGAACGAGCAAAAACTCGACCCCGCCGGAAACGGTCTTTACAAAACGGACGAAGCAGGCACCCCCGCACAAAAAACAACCGTCCACCAAGGCAAGCTCGAAGGATCGAACGTCGAATCCGTTGTCGAAATGACACGGATGATTGACGTGCTGCGGGAATATCAGGCCGTTCAGAACATGATGAGAAACGAACATGAGCGCCTGCGCACGGCCATTCAGCGGCTCTCGAAAACAAACGGATAA
- the flgA gene encoding flagellar basal body P-ring formation protein FlgA, translating to MTLKFLWVNFALTLRIVLFVLALGIGVATLIAGTQAALAANLKNISIVTGDELKLGDLFDGLEKNADYVLGPAPQPGKDMVLNARTLYRISTALNLSWRPASSSEQIIVRRAATVVPQNKIEEALKEALSGEGLEGRYNLLISGGDQQMILPHGLPDSVEVSSIKFDPRRDIFEAALVAPSKETPVKRLSLMGQVERMVAVPILKSTLRNGDIIGKHDLNWIEMPARQIQHDTLLKEKNLVGMTPQRISFAGKPLLASDLESPKLVERGDIITITFKDGPLFLSTKGKALQSGAKGEIVHVANLSSKKSLEAVVTGTREVIVR from the coding sequence ATGACACTGAAATTTTTATGGGTAAACTTTGCGCTGACCTTGCGGATTGTTTTGTTCGTTCTGGCGCTCGGCATAGGCGTGGCCACCCTGATTGCAGGCACGCAGGCCGCCCTTGCCGCCAACCTTAAAAATATCAGTATCGTAACAGGGGACGAGTTAAAACTCGGCGATCTTTTTGACGGGCTGGAGAAAAACGCAGATTATGTGTTAGGGCCCGCTCCCCAGCCGGGAAAAGACATGGTCCTCAATGCCCGCACGCTCTACAGGATTTCCACGGCCTTAAATCTCTCATGGCGGCCGGCCAGCTCTTCCGAACAGATTATTGTCCGGCGGGCGGCAACGGTTGTTCCGCAAAATAAAATCGAAGAGGCCCTGAAAGAGGCTCTCTCCGGCGAAGGACTGGAAGGCCGTTACAACCTTCTCATCAGCGGCGGCGATCAACAAATGATCCTGCCGCACGGCCTGCCGGACAGCGTCGAGGTGTCCTCCATAAAATTCGATCCCCGGCGCGATATCTTCGAAGCCGCGCTGGTCGCGCCTTCAAAGGAAACCCCCGTCAAACGCCTTTCTCTTATGGGGCAGGTCGAAAGAATGGTGGCCGTTCCCATTTTGAAAAGCACACTGCGCAACGGCGATATCATCGGCAAACATGATTTGAACTGGATAGAGATGCCCGCCAGGCAAATCCAGCACGACACCCTCCTGAAAGAAAAAAATCTGGTCGGGATGACGCCGCAGCGGATTTCCTTTGCCGGGAAACCCCTTCTGGCCAGCGACCTTGAAAGTCCGAAACTTGTGGAACGCGGCGACATTATCACGATTACATTCAAAGACGGGCCTCTTTTCCTCAGCACAAAAGGAAAGGCCCTTCAGTCCGGCGCGAAAGGAGAGATCGTCCATGTTGCCAATCTGAGCAGCAAGAAATCCCTGGAAGCCGTTGTCACAGGCACACGCGAAGTCATCGTCAGATAA
- the flgG gene encoding flagellar basal-body rod protein FlgG: MVTRSLDIGATGMLAQQMNVDVISNNIANMTTSGFKRQRAEFHDMIYQNKRRPGATSSDAGTTMPSGLQFGLGVALGSVYRLHEQGTIQVTGNKLDLAITGKGYYQIELPDGDTAYTRSGVFQLNENGEIVTAQGYPLQPGLVIPADAIDIVVNNAGEVLVKIPGQIAFQNVGQIQLATFVNPGGLEAIGDTLFLETTASGTPTTGNPDTDDLGEIRQGSLENSNVNVVEEITNLIAAQRAYEMNSNVISTSDEMLQTVTQLR; encoded by the coding sequence ATGGTGACACGTTCTTTGGATATCGGCGCAACGGGCATGCTGGCCCAGCAGATGAATGTCGACGTTATTTCCAACAATATCGCGAACATGACGACCTCCGGTTTTAAGCGTCAGCGGGCCGAGTTCCATGACATGATCTATCAAAACAAACGCCGCCCCGGCGCCACCTCTTCGGATGCCGGAACCACCATGCCCTCGGGCCTGCAATTCGGTCTGGGGGTCGCCCTTGGCTCCGTCTACCGCCTCCACGAACAAGGAACGATCCAGGTCACGGGAAACAAGCTGGACCTGGCCATTACCGGCAAGGGATATTACCAGATCGAACTTCCCGACGGCGATACGGCCTATACGCGCTCGGGCGTTTTCCAGCTCAATGAAAACGGGGAAATCGTGACCGCGCAGGGATACCCTCTCCAGCCCGGCCTTGTCATTCCTGCGGACGCGATTGATATCGTGGTCAACAATGCCGGCGAAGTTCTGGTCAAAATCCCGGGACAGATCGCCTTTCAAAATGTCGGGCAAATCCAGCTCGCGACATTCGTCAATCCGGGCGGGCTGGAAGCGATCGGGGATACCCTCTTCCTTGAAACAACGGCCTCCGGCACCCCCACAACGGGAAACCCCGATACAGATGACCTTGGCGAAATCCGGCAGGGGTCGCTGGAAAACTCCAACGTCAATGTGGTGGAGGAAATTACCAACCTGATCGCGGCGCAGCGCGCTTACGAAATGAACTCCAACGTCATCAGCACAAGCGATGAAATGCTTCAAACCGTGACACAGCTTCGTTAG
- a CDS encoding flagellar basal body P-ring protein FlgI, protein MRKTVLGLLGLGTVFVLFALTPSAPANAKTTRIKDIVDFEGVRENQLVGYGIVVGLNGTGDSLNNSPFTEQSLIAMLERLGVNVRNQNLNTGNVAAVMVTATLPPFMNQGSKLDVSLSSLGDAKSLQGGTLLVTPLKAADGEVYAVAQGSLNIAGFSVEGDSATVIKNIPTTGRIPGGAIIEREIDFRLEDLQEIRLALRNPDFTTSRRIAQAINGFASARLAEAENSASVVLRRPSSYPGSIVDLITDIEQLPVQPDQIARVVIDERSGVIVMGADVTVSTVAIAQANLTVKITETPQVSQPNPFAEQGTTVVVPRTDIDVNTGPDAKLTVVETGVTLQDLVTGLNRLGIPPRDVITILQAIKTAGALQADIRTM, encoded by the coding sequence ATGCGAAAAACGGTTCTGGGTCTCCTCGGTCTGGGAACCGTTTTCGTGTTGTTTGCTTTGACGCCGTCCGCCCCTGCCAACGCCAAAACAACCCGCATCAAGGATATCGTCGATTTCGAAGGAGTCCGGGAGAACCAGCTCGTCGGCTACGGTATTGTTGTCGGGCTGAACGGCACGGGAGATTCCCTGAACAACTCCCCCTTCACCGAACAAAGCCTGATCGCCATGCTGGAGCGCCTCGGCGTCAATGTCCGCAATCAGAACCTGAACACGGGCAACGTGGCGGCCGTGATGGTGACGGCGACCCTTCCCCCTTTCATGAATCAGGGCTCCAAGCTGGATGTCAGCCTGTCCTCCCTTGGGGACGCCAAAAGCCTGCAGGGCGGGACCCTTCTTGTGACCCCGCTGAAAGCGGCCGATGGCGAAGTTTATGCGGTGGCGCAAGGATCTTTGAATATCGCCGGATTTTCCGTCGAGGGCGATTCCGCCACCGTCATTAAAAACATCCCGACCACGGGACGTATTCCCGGCGGCGCAATTATAGAGAGAGAAATTGACTTCCGTCTCGAAGACCTGCAGGAAATCCGCCTTGCGTTGCGCAACCCGGATTTTACGACCTCCCGCCGGATCGCACAGGCGATTAACGGCTTTGCCTCCGCCCGTCTGGCCGAAGCGGAAAATTCCGCCAGTGTCGTCCTGCGCCGCCCCTCCAGCTATCCGGGATCCATTGTCGATCTCATCACGGACATCGAACAGCTTCCGGTCCAGCCGGACCAGATCGCCCGCGTCGTGATTGACGAGCGCTCCGGCGTCATCGTCATGGGCGCAGACGTAACCGTCAGCACCGTCGCCATCGCGCAGGCCAACTTAACCGTAAAAATCACGGAAACCCCGCAAGTCTCGCAGCCCAACCCCTTTGCCGAGCAAGGCACCACAGTCGTTGTGCCCCGTACGGACATCGACGTGAATACAGGGCCGGACGCGAAACTGACCGTTGTTGAAACAGGCGTAACGCTTCAGGACCTTGTCACCGGCCTCAACCGTCTGGGCATTCCGCCGCGCGACGTCATTACAATCCTGCAGGCCATTAAAACGGCCGGCGCCCTGCAAGCAGATATCAGGACGATGTAG
- the dksA gene encoding RNA polymerase-binding protein DksA — MSAAKKSKVPESYDPTKDTKKYMNPTMLEYFRQKLLDWREELLQETSDTIQHTLQETELQKPDPADRASAETDHSLELRTRDRERKLISKINAALARIDEGEYGYCEQTGEPIGVSRLEARPVATLCLEAQERHERMEKTHREE; from the coding sequence ATGTCAGCAGCAAAAAAATCAAAGGTGCCGGAAAGTTACGATCCGACCAAAGATACGAAAAAATATATGAATCCGACGATGCTGGAATATTTCCGGCAGAAGCTTCTGGACTGGCGTGAAGAGCTTTTGCAGGAAACGTCCGATACGATTCAGCATACCCTGCAGGAAACAGAGCTGCAAAAACCCGACCCTGCGGACCGCGCTTCGGCGGAAACGGACCATTCTCTGGAGCTGCGCACACGCGACCGCGAGCGCAAACTGATTTCAAAAATCAATGCGGCGCTGGCGCGTATTGACGAAGGGGAATACGGTTATTGCGAACAGACGGGAGAGCCGATCGGGGTTTCGCGTCTGGAAGCCCGTCCTGTGGCCACTTTGTGCCTTGAAGCGCAGGAGCGTCACGAACGGATGGAAAAGACGCACCGCGAGGAATAG
- a CDS encoding flagellar hook capping family protein, whose protein sequence is MVSDVTLSGTAQKAQNTLQQSVKLAEDFDQFLTLLTTQLQHQDPLDPMDSTEFTNQIVQFSQVEQSINTNQKLDNLVSLQLASISSVALGYVGMDVSYISAEISYDGATPVTIDYALSDPAVDAKINIRDEAGELVYSSTVPKDVGANKFTWNGLDTNGNPVQEGTYSVTIDAIDTNDDPIATSTVVSGRVRGIESQNGVIFVLIGERAVPISSIINATLPEEAPPEEEGQQV, encoded by the coding sequence ATGGTTTCAGACGTAACATTATCAGGCACGGCGCAAAAAGCGCAGAACACACTCCAGCAATCCGTCAAACTGGCGGAGGATTTCGATCAGTTCCTGACCCTGCTGACAACGCAGCTCCAGCATCAGGATCCGCTGGACCCGATGGATTCAACAGAATTTACAAACCAGATCGTTCAATTTTCGCAGGTAGAGCAATCCATCAACACCAACCAGAAACTGGACAATCTTGTCAGCCTGCAACTGGCGAGCATTTCTTCCGTCGCCCTTGGATATGTCGGCATGGACGTTTCCTACATCAGCGCGGAAATAAGCTATGACGGCGCGACGCCCGTGACGATCGACTACGCCCTGAGCGATCCGGCCGTAGACGCCAAAATCAACATCCGGGACGAGGCCGGCGAACTGGTCTACAGCAGCACCGTTCCAAAAGATGTCGGCGCAAATAAATTTACATGGAACGGTCTGGATACAAACGGAAACCCGGTTCAGGAAGGCACCTATTCCGTTACGATAGATGCGATCGATACCAACGACGACCCCATCGCAACCTCGACCGTTGTGTCAGGCCGCGTGCGCGGTATTGAAAGCCAGAACGGCGTTATCTTTGTCCTGATCGGCGAACGGGCCGTGCCCATTTCATCCATCATCAACGCAACATTGCCTGAAGAAGCTCCCCCTGAAGAAGAGGGGCAACAGGTTTAG
- a CDS encoding rod-binding protein encodes MDNLTPNTTLALMQAAQAGNTGQTGALKEAAKTKNDAHIDAVAQDFEAMFISEMMKPMFEGVKPDEMFGGGKGEEIFSGMMLQEYGKMIARTGQLGIAAQVKEEMIRLQEEADHGTAQIETAGS; translated from the coding sequence ATGGACAACCTGACCCCAAATACCACTTTGGCCCTGATGCAGGCAGCGCAAGCCGGCAATACCGGTCAAACGGGCGCGTTAAAAGAAGCGGCGAAGACAAAAAACGACGCGCATATCGATGCGGTCGCACAGGATTTCGAAGCCATGTTCATCTCGGAAATGATGAAACCCATGTTTGAAGGCGTGAAGCCTGACGAAATGTTTGGCGGCGGAAAAGGCGAAGAGATTTTCAGCGGCATGATGCTTCAGGAATACGGGAAAATGATCGCCCGGACCGGACAGCTTGGGATCGCCGCACAGGTCAAGGAAGAAATGATTAGATTACAAGAGGAAGCAGATCATGGCACAGCCCAAATCGAAACCGCAGGCAGCTAA